The Fusobacterium necrophorum subsp. necrophorum genome has a window encoding:
- a CDS encoding cation diffusion facilitator family transporter yields the protein MLKNYKEVQKVLLIILVLNILVAGVKTVLGYLIHSSSMLADGIHSFSDGASNVVGLLGIQLSKKPEDTQHPYGHEKIEMLSSLCIGLLLFFLGVQVFLEGIRSFQNPKVPVITTESMLLLAVTLLINIAVSYFEAKKGRQLKSTILVSDAMHTKSDIYVSFGVFFSLFAIKMGLPAYVDTLMSCLVSFFILHAAWEILRDNVGILLDSKVLEEARIRKVILSHPEIKGVHKIRTRGTLAHVYMDLHILVEKDMTVEVSHKLSHSLEEELQKEFEVEIQVLIHVEPYREVCYLKK from the coding sequence AACAGTATTGGGATATTTGATTCACAGCAGCAGCATGTTGGCGGACGGGATTCATTCTTTTTCAGACGGAGCCTCCAATGTTGTTGGACTTTTAGGAATACAATTATCCAAAAAACCCGAAGATACACAACATCCTTATGGTCATGAGAAAATAGAGATGTTGTCCAGTTTATGTATCGGTCTGTTATTATTCTTCTTAGGTGTTCAAGTGTTTTTGGAGGGAATACGTTCCTTTCAAAATCCGAAAGTCCCTGTCATTACCACAGAAAGTATGCTGTTATTGGCTGTCACTCTTCTGATAAATATCGCCGTGAGCTATTTTGAGGCAAAAAAAGGAAGGCAGCTGAAGAGTACCATTTTAGTGTCTGACGCCATGCATACAAAAAGTGATATTTATGTATCTTTTGGAGTTTTTTTCTCTTTATTTGCCATTAAAATGGGACTTCCTGCTTATGTTGATACCTTGATGTCCTGTCTTGTATCTTTTTTCATTTTACATGCAGCTTGGGAAATTTTAAGAGATAATGTTGGAATTTTATTGGATAGCAAGGTCTTGGAAGAAGCCAGAATTCGAAAAGTGATTTTAAGTCATCCGGAAATTAAAGGAGTGCATAAGATAAGAACCAGAGGAACCTTAGCTCATGTCTATATGGATTTACATATCTTAGTCGAGAAAGATATGACAGTGGAAGTTTCCCATAAGTTGTCTCATTCTTTAGAGGAAGAATTACAAAAAGAATTTGAGGTGGAAATTCAGGTTTTGATTCATGTAGAACCATATCGGGAAGTTTGTTATTTGAAAAAATAA
- a CDS encoding MATE family efflux transporter yields the protein MKQTKKQKQLVLEVFRITIPAIMDLLAQTLLAFFDMLMVASLGASAVSAVGLGHAPIIAIVPAFMAVGMGTTSLVSRAYGANNVKEGKMAVIQSLLLCIPIALVITAVMLWNMEWILQHIGRADDLDFAAAKQYYSISVIGLFFICFNVIYFATYRAIGKTKVPMLINIIGIFMNIFFNWIFIFVLKQGVLGAAIATLLSKIFSFSCFSYFTFFSKKYWISLSFQDFSWNNVMATRILKIGIPAAAEQLLLRFGMLFFEMMIISLGNISYAAHKIASNAEAFSYNLGYGFSVAAAALVGQQLGKNARKEAEYNAKVCTFMSLLVMSAFALLFFSIPHLIISLFTKERELQNLSASALRIVSLCQPFLAVSMVLAGALRGAGATRTVLIITVLGIFGVRLPLTYLFLNVWKTGLLGAWWIMTIDLAFRSAATYYAFKKGKWKYVKV from the coding sequence GTGAAACAAACAAAAAAGCAAAAACAACTGGTTTTGGAAGTTTTCAGAATAACGATACCGGCAATCATGGATTTATTGGCTCAAACCTTATTGGCCTTTTTTGATATGCTTATGGTAGCGAGTTTGGGAGCTTCCGCCGTAAGTGCAGTCGGTTTGGGACATGCTCCAATCATTGCCATTGTTCCTGCCTTTATGGCGGTCGGAATGGGAACCACTTCGTTGGTAAGTAGAGCCTATGGAGCCAATAATGTCAAAGAGGGAAAGATGGCGGTGATACAAAGTCTATTGCTTTGTATCCCTATCGCTCTTGTCATTACAGCTGTTATGCTATGGAATATGGAATGGATTCTACAGCACATAGGAAGAGCAGATGACTTAGATTTTGCAGCTGCAAAACAATATTACAGTATATCCGTCATCGGTTTATTTTTTATTTGTTTCAATGTCATATACTTTGCCACCTATCGTGCTATCGGGAAAACAAAGGTTCCTATGTTAATCAATATCATTGGAATTTTTATGAATATTTTCTTCAACTGGATTTTCATTTTTGTGTTAAAACAGGGAGTGTTAGGAGCGGCTATTGCCACCCTTCTTTCCAAAATATTCTCTTTCAGCTGTTTCAGCTACTTTACTTTTTTTAGTAAAAAGTATTGGATTTCTTTAAGCTTTCAGGATTTTTCCTGGAATAACGTCATGGCAACAAGAATCTTAAAAATTGGAATTCCGGCGGCAGCGGAGCAATTGCTATTACGTTTTGGGATGTTATTTTTTGAAATGATGATTATTTCTCTGGGAAATATCTCTTATGCAGCTCATAAAATTGCTTCCAATGCGGAAGCATTTTCCTATAATTTGGGATATGGCTTTTCCGTTGCGGCAGCGGCATTGGTAGGACAACAACTGGGAAAAAATGCGAGAAAAGAAGCGGAATATAATGCAAAAGTATGTACTTTCATGTCTTTATTGGTCATGTCCGCTTTTGCTCTCCTTTTTTTCAGTATTCCTCATTTAATTATTTCTCTTTTTACGAAAGAGAGAGAACTGCAAAATTTATCCGCTTCCGCCTTGCGAATTGTTTCCCTATGTCAACCTTTCCTCGCAGTTTCTATGGTCTTGGCAGGTGCCTTGCGAGGGGCAGGAGCGACCAGAACGGTATTAATCATTACAGTGTTAGGAATTTTCGGAGTTCGACTTCCTTTGACCTACCTATTTCTCAATGTTTGGAAAACAGGTTTACTGGGAGCTTGGTGGATTATGACAATTGATTTAGCTTTCCGAAGTGCGGCCACTTACTATGCATTTAAAAAAGGAAAGTGGAAATATGTAAAGGTGTGA